The DNA region GTCGTCCACACGCCAGATCTGTACGGCGGGCGCGTGTTCGACACCATCGAGGCGGGTGCGGCGTTCGCGCACGGGCCCGATGGACCGGACCAGGATGCGCTGGCCGATGCCGCAGTCGCCGGGCTGTCGGCCCGCTTGGTCTACTGCGGCATCTCCGCCGGCGGCATGCAGGCGCAGCGACTGGCCCAGACGCGTCCTGGTGCTGCGGCAGCGGTGCTGCTGGAGTGCTGCATACCCCTCACCGGCGAGTGGGCATTCGGGCCGTGGCCGGATGGTGTGCCGGTGCAGATCCATGGGATGGAGGCCGACGCGTTCTTCGCCGGCGAGGGCGACCTCGACGCTGCCCGAGAGATCGTGGCAACGGTGCCGGACGCCGAGCTCTTTCTCTACCCCGGTGACGGGCATCTGTTCGAGGATCGCTCGCTGCCGTCGTACGACGCGGAGGCTGCCGCGCTGCTCAATGTGCGCATACTCGAGTTCCTCGATCAGGTGGGCTGAGACCCCGCACACAAACCCGACACATCTGTCGGCTTCGCTGGTAGCGTGCTAGGAAGCCCTCAACCCATCGAAAGGCGTCACTCCGCAATGGCCCAACCGCAGCTCTCGATTCAGCTTTACACGGTCAACAACCTGCTCGAGTCCGACGTGGACGGCACCCTGGCCCAGCTCGCGGCCATGGGCATCCGGCAGGTGGAGGCGTTCGCCTTCGTGGACCGAGCCGAGCAGCTTGCCGAGGCGTTCGCCAAGCACGGGCTGCAGGCCAAGACCGGTCACGCACC from Microlunatus phosphovorus NM-1 includes:
- a CDS encoding dienelactone hydrolase family protein; translation: MAEIVLFHHVCGLTSGVRALAEDWRTAGHVVHTPDLYGGRVFDTIEAGAAFAHGPDGPDQDALADAAVAGLSARLVYCGISAGGMQAQRLAQTRPGAAAAVLLECCIPLTGEWAFGPWPDGVPVQIHGMEADAFFAGEGDLDAAREIVATVPDAELFLYPGDGHLFEDRSLPSYDAEAAALLNVRILEFLDQVG